In Levilactobacillus brevis, a single genomic region encodes these proteins:
- a CDS encoding MerR family transcriptional regulator, with the protein MTYSIQQLAQFANVSPRTLRYYDQIGLLPAHRNPANGYREYSPAAVDRLQLIRYFQAFDFSLAQIQVLMAQSPAEQTVVLATQRTKLQAKRDHLTTLLNTLDRTLAARTGGPQMTDSEKFAAFKQQALADNEQQFGDEARQRYGQDAVATSQQKFAALSAADYQAMQETEAALIAQLKAVTVSQELGSAAAHEVYRLHRQWLCFTWNNYTPEKHRGLAQLYLADERFAQYYNQRVGWATATETLAAIIQRYAR; encoded by the coding sequence ATGACCTACAGCATTCAACAGTTGGCCCAATTCGCCAACGTCAGTCCCCGCACGCTGCGCTACTATGATCAAATTGGTCTCTTACCGGCCCACCGCAACCCGGCCAATGGTTACCGGGAATATTCGCCAGCCGCCGTGGACCGCCTGCAACTGATTCGTTATTTTCAGGCATTCGACTTTAGTTTAGCCCAGATTCAGGTACTCATGGCCCAATCCCCCGCCGAGCAGACGGTCGTTCTAGCCACCCAACGCACCAAACTTCAGGCCAAACGCGACCACCTCACGACCTTGCTGAATACCCTGGACCGTACCTTAGCGGCCCGCACTGGAGGTCCCCAAATGACAGATTCGGAAAAATTCGCCGCGTTTAAACAGCAAGCCCTCGCCGATAACGAGCAACAGTTCGGTGACGAAGCCCGCCAACGTTACGGCCAAGACGCCGTCGCAACCAGCCAGCAAAAATTCGCCGCGCTAAGTGCCGCCGACTACCAGGCCATGCAGGAAACGGAGGCGGCCTTAATCGCCCAGCTAAAGGCAGTAACCGTCAGCCAAGAGTTAGGCAGCGCGGCCGCTCACGAAGTCTATCGGCTGCATCGTCAGTGGCTATGTTTCACGTGGAACAATTACACCCCGGAAAAACATCGCGGCCTGGCGCAACTGTATTTAGCCGATGAGCGTTTCGCCCAATACTACAACCAGCGGGTGGGCTGGGCCACCGCTACCGAAACGTTAGCGGCCATTATTCAACGCTACGCGCGCTAA
- a CDS encoding DHH family phosphoesterase — MKKLFSRANIPEFLQNRRLRGIAIMTAALAILGIVLSFLLNWIFGIVVLVLVGIATLMVFNTMAEIGDDTTQYISDLSFRIQQGEQEALLRMPPGVMILGDSDQVEWVNPYLQHYFGDTDVLSRSINDVDADLAQLINTAEPKTMTTVKWRDKRFTLFVEPDFHAVYLYDITHYQLIQEQYDNEKIAIGQVFLDNYDEVTQSMTDQDISNLRNYVTNELSAWVQQFDMYLKQLDDDHYFVLAYAKSLAAIEADKFKILDTIRETTSKQNFPLTLSIGIAYGDPNLNKLADQAQSNLDLALGRGGDQVVVKAADQEARYYGGKTNPMEKRTRVRARMISQALQELMNESDQIFVQGHTQPDMDSLGACLGIRRIAKMNHKTCWIVLDKETVHSDVQRLLDNLKAYPDIDAAIISPQEALEKATAQSMLLMVDHSKPSISISADLYHRLENRVMIIDHHRRGEEFPENPLLVYIEPYASSTCELITEMFEYQSQEGEPINKLEATAMLTGIFVDTKHFSLRTGTRTFDAASYLRSAGADSIEMQQYMKENVDSYLQRNHLIEMVEFVNEDMALIAGEEDQTYDPVTAAQAADDLLNMSGVDASFVITRRADGRVGISARSLGEINVQLVMEDMGGGGHLSNAATQISDKSVAEVKQQLLDILNPTEEPVDAAK, encoded by the coding sequence ATGAAAAAATTATTTTCGCGAGCCAACATACCCGAGTTCTTACAGAACCGGCGTCTGCGTGGCATCGCTATTATGACGGCTGCTCTGGCCATTCTTGGAATTGTTCTGTCGTTTCTGCTGAACTGGATCTTTGGGATTGTCGTCCTAGTTCTGGTTGGCATCGCCACGCTAATGGTCTTCAACACCATGGCGGAGATTGGCGACGACACCACGCAGTACATTTCCGATCTGTCCTTTCGGATTCAGCAGGGTGAACAAGAAGCCCTGTTGCGGATGCCACCAGGCGTGATGATCTTGGGAGATAGTGATCAGGTGGAATGGGTCAATCCCTACCTTCAGCACTATTTCGGCGATACCGATGTTTTGAGCCGGTCGATTAACGATGTCGACGCGGACTTGGCGCAGCTGATTAATACGGCTGAACCCAAGACCATGACGACCGTGAAATGGCGCGATAAACGGTTTACGTTGTTTGTGGAACCCGATTTCCATGCCGTTTACCTCTACGACATCACGCATTACCAGTTGATTCAGGAACAATACGATAACGAAAAGATTGCTATTGGTCAGGTCTTCTTGGATAACTACGATGAAGTTACCCAGTCGATGACCGACCAGGATATCTCTAACCTGCGAAACTACGTGACCAACGAGCTGTCGGCCTGGGTTCAGCAGTTCGATATGTACCTGAAACAATTGGATGATGACCACTACTTCGTGCTGGCCTACGCCAAATCGTTGGCGGCCATCGAAGCCGATAAATTCAAGATTCTGGATACGATTCGAGAGACCACGTCTAAGCAAAACTTCCCGTTGACTCTAAGTATTGGGATTGCATATGGCGATCCCAACCTGAACAAGCTAGCCGACCAAGCCCAGAGTAATCTGGATTTGGCGCTGGGCCGGGGTGGGGACCAGGTCGTGGTGAAGGCCGCCGACCAGGAAGCCCGTTACTATGGTGGGAAGACCAACCCGATGGAGAAGCGGACGCGGGTCAGAGCGCGGATGATTTCCCAAGCACTACAGGAATTGATGAACGAGTCCGACCAGATCTTTGTTCAGGGGCACACGCAACCCGATATGGATTCGCTGGGCGCCTGCCTGGGGATTCGGCGGATTGCCAAGATGAACCACAAGACCTGTTGGATCGTCTTGGATAAGGAAACGGTCCATTCCGACGTGCAACGTTTGTTGGATAACCTGAAAGCCTATCCCGACATCGACGCGGCAATTATCTCCCCGCAGGAAGCTTTGGAAAAGGCCACCGCGCAGAGTATGTTGCTGATGGTGGACCACTCGAAGCCGTCCATTTCCATCTCGGCGGACCTCTACCACCGCCTGGAGAACCGCGTGATGATCATTGACCATCACCGGCGGGGCGAAGAATTCCCCGAGAACCCCCTGCTGGTCTACATCGAACCGTACGCCAGCTCGACCTGTGAGTTAATCACCGAAATGTTTGAGTACCAGTCCCAAGAGGGCGAACCAATCAACAAGCTGGAAGCCACGGCGATGTTGACGGGGATCTTCGTGGACACCAAGCACTTCTCGTTGCGGACCGGGACCCGGACGTTTGACGCGGCCAGTTACTTGCGGTCTGCCGGAGCGGATTCTATCGAGATGCAACAGTACATGAAGGAAAATGTCGACAGCTACCTGCAACGCAACCACTTAATTGAAATGGTTGAGTTCGTGAATGAAGACATGGCCTTAATTGCGGGCGAAGAGGACCAAACCTACGATCCGGTCACGGCGGCTCAGGCGGCCGATGACCTGCTGAATATGTCCGGCGTGGACGCGTCGTTTGTCATCACCCGTCGCGCTGACGGTCGAGTCGGCATTTCCGCGCGGTCACTGGGTGAGATCAACGTCCAGCTGGTCATGGAAGACATGGGCGGTGGCGGTCATCTCTCCAATGCGGCGACCCAGATTAGTGATAAATCGGTCGCTGAGGTTAAACAGCAGTTGCTGGATATTCTGAACCCAACCGAGGAGCCGGTTGACGCGGCTAAATAG
- the dnaB gene encoding replicative DNA helicase, producing MDNNVLTDHTPPQNLDAEKAVLGAIFLSTDALVDALEYLAPEDFYRREHQIIFQAMIDLNDRDEAIDVVTITDRLTAKNELDDVGGITYIADLAGAVPTAANATYYAKIVQEKAILRRLIQTATNIATQGYQQDEDVSDLLDNAERDIMSVAETRNQSGFKPIRDVLNTSFEEINKLSEQGDIITGLSTGYAELDKMTTGLHDDELMILAARPAVGKTAFALNIAQNVGTKTDKTVAIFSLEMSAESLVNRMLCAEGSIDANHLRTGQLSEDEWQNLIVAMGSLAKASIYIDDTAGNKITEIRAKCRRLAKEKGNLGLIVIDYLQLIEGTNHESRQQEVSDISRQLKKLAKELHVPVIALSQLSRGVEQRQDKRPVLSDIRESGSIEQDADIVSFLYRDDYYERDGDEDGGGDNDSDPRDEGDQDVGEVEVIIEKNRSGPRGTVKLLFVKSFNKFSSVAYTPE from the coding sequence ATGGATAATAACGTACTCACAGACCATACCCCACCACAGAACCTCGATGCCGAAAAGGCCGTCCTCGGGGCGATCTTTTTAAGTACCGATGCGTTGGTGGACGCGTTGGAATACCTAGCCCCGGAGGATTTCTACCGCCGGGAACATCAGATTATCTTTCAAGCGATGATCGACCTAAACGACCGCGACGAAGCCATTGATGTGGTGACGATCACGGACCGATTAACGGCCAAAAATGAATTGGATGACGTCGGCGGGATTACCTACATCGCCGATTTGGCGGGCGCCGTACCCACGGCCGCCAATGCCACGTACTATGCCAAGATTGTCCAAGAAAAGGCGATCCTGCGGCGGTTGATTCAGACGGCCACCAACATCGCCACACAAGGGTACCAGCAGGACGAGGACGTTTCCGACCTGCTGGATAACGCCGAACGTGACATCATGAGTGTGGCGGAAACCCGGAATCAGTCGGGCTTCAAGCCGATTCGCGACGTGCTGAATACCTCCTTTGAAGAGATCAATAAGCTCTCCGAACAGGGCGATATCATTACGGGGCTGTCGACGGGCTACGCCGAGCTGGACAAGATGACCACCGGGCTACATGACGACGAGTTGATGATTTTAGCCGCCCGGCCGGCCGTGGGGAAGACCGCGTTTGCCTTGAATATTGCGCAAAACGTCGGCACCAAGACGGATAAGACGGTCGCCATCTTCAGTCTGGAAATGAGTGCGGAGTCGCTGGTCAACCGGATGTTGTGCGCGGAAGGCTCCATCGACGCCAATCACCTGCGGACGGGGCAATTGTCCGAAGACGAATGGCAAAACTTGATTGTGGCCATGGGAAGCCTGGCCAAGGCCAGCATCTACATCGACGATACGGCCGGAAACAAGATCACCGAAATTCGGGCAAAATGTCGGCGGTTGGCGAAGGAAAAGGGTAACCTGGGGCTCATCGTCATCGACTACTTGCAGCTGATTGAAGGTACCAACCACGAAAGTCGCCAACAAGAAGTTTCCGATATTTCGCGGCAGTTGAAGAAGCTAGCCAAGGAACTCCACGTGCCAGTCATCGCGTTGTCCCAGCTCTCACGGGGCGTGGAACAACGTCAGGACAAGCGGCCGGTGTTGTCCGATATTCGGGAATCCGGGTCAATCGAACAGGATGCTGACATCGTTTCTTTCCTCTACCGGGACGACTATTACGAGCGTGACGGTGATGAGGATGGCGGTGGCGACAACGACAGTGATCCACGTGATGAGGGCGATCAGGATGTCGGGGAAGTCGAAGTCATTATTGAGAAGAACCGGTCGGGTCCGCGGGGAACCGTCAAGTTGCTCTTCGTAAAATCATTCAATAAATTTTCATCGGTGGCCTATACGCCAGAATAA
- a CDS encoding helix-turn-helix domain-containing protein, translated as MTTTISDFTTTVTRLGHLLQVRRQAVGMPPAVLAAGICAQSMITQIEQGTEIPNAILLARLCDRLGLPLAQGLKQNYPIRRLPIFSRKVHRLYAQRKFAELMAYMEKPEKVKVLKTDEDLKTYYYYYSCAVYQATQDTATALRNLHTARTMMIPQRPNRYRTLELLIMAMENSLQALITNKPDFSVFDDLLRIIREKRLLEVNENIGIIYNQYARTCLALNQPERAIPVLIEGIKWTVAQNSQYLLLDDYYLLVQAYAGTQPVASAAKEVATTFKPAADQGELS; from the coding sequence ATGACGACGACTATCTCGGATTTTACGACGACGGTGACACGACTAGGACACCTTTTGCAGGTTCGGCGTCAGGCAGTGGGGATGCCTCCGGCCGTGTTAGCCGCGGGCATTTGCGCGCAATCCATGATTACGCAAATCGAACAGGGGACGGAAATTCCCAATGCCATTCTGTTGGCCCGGTTATGTGATCGGTTAGGGTTGCCATTGGCACAGGGGCTTAAGCAGAACTATCCGATTCGGCGCCTTCCCATATTTAGCCGCAAGGTCCACCGACTCTATGCGCAACGCAAATTTGCGGAGCTGATGGCCTACATGGAGAAGCCGGAGAAGGTGAAGGTTTTGAAAACGGACGAGGACTTGAAAACGTACTATTACTACTACAGTTGTGCAGTTTATCAGGCAACGCAGGACACGGCGACGGCTTTACGCAACTTACATACGGCCCGGACCATGATGATACCCCAACGGCCCAATCGTTATCGAACGCTGGAACTTTTAATCATGGCAATGGAAAACAGCCTACAGGCGCTAATCACGAATAAGCCTGATTTCAGTGTGTTTGATGATCTTTTGCGAATTATTCGGGAGAAACGCTTGCTGGAGGTCAATGAAAATATCGGAATTATTTATAATCAGTATGCGCGAACTTGCTTGGCATTAAATCAGCCTGAGCGGGCGATTCCAGTACTCATTGAAGGCATTAAGTGGACAGTCGCCCAGAACTCGCAGTATTTATTACTAGACGACTACTATCTGCTGGTTCAAGCCTACGCGGGAACCCAACCGGTAGCGTCAGCAGCAAAAGAAGTGGCGACGACGTTCAAGCCAGCTGCCGATCAGGGGGAATTGTCATGA
- the ssb gene encoding single-stranded DNA-binding protein, with the protein MINRVVLTGRLTRDVDLRYTQGGAAVATFTLAVDRRFTNKSGEREADFISCVIWRKSAENFANFFHKGSLVGIEGRIQTRNYENQQGQRVYVTEVVVEDFSFLEPRSRNANNNAGNNNYGGNPANNAPQQNQNQNANPFTSGNPSSTAPAQNSNPAANNNGNNAGNNSADPFANTGDSIDISDDDLPF; encoded by the coding sequence ATGATCAACCGAGTAGTACTAACTGGCCGACTGACACGGGATGTTGACTTACGATACACCCAAGGCGGTGCTGCTGTTGCCACGTTTACCTTGGCCGTTGATCGGCGGTTCACCAACAAATCTGGTGAACGGGAAGCTGATTTCATAAGTTGTGTCATCTGGCGCAAGTCCGCGGAAAACTTTGCGAACTTCTTCCACAAGGGTTCCCTTGTTGGGATTGAAGGTCGGATTCAAACCCGGAATTATGAAAATCAACAAGGCCAACGGGTTTACGTTACCGAAGTTGTTGTCGAGGACTTTTCATTCCTCGAACCACGTTCTCGCAACGCGAACAACAATGCCGGTAACAACAACTACGGCGGTAACCCAGCGAATAATGCTCCTCAACAGAATCAGAATCAAAATGCCAATCCATTTACGAGTGGGAACCCGTCCTCGACGGCCCCAGCGCAAAATTCGAATCCGGCAGCGAACAACAACGGCAACAATGCTGGGAACAACTCAGCTGATCCGTTTGCGAACACTGGCGATTCAATTGACATTTCCGATGATGATTTACCGTTCTAA
- the rpsR gene encoding 30S ribosomal protein S18 produces the protein MAGQRRGGRRRRKVDFIAANHIEYIDYKDTDLLRRFISERGKILPRRVTGTSAKNQRKLTIAIKRSRIMGLMPFVSEE, from the coding sequence ATGGCAGGACAACGTCGTGGCGGCCGTCGCCGTCGTAAGGTTGACTTTATTGCAGCCAACCACATCGAATACATTGATTACAAGGATACTGACTTATTACGTCGGTTCATCTCCGAACGGGGTAAGATTTTACCACGCCGGGTAACTGGTACTAGTGCCAAGAACCAACGGAAGTTAACTATTGCTATCAAGCGTTCACGGATCATGGGCTTAATGCCATTCGTTAGCGAAGAGTAG
- a CDS encoding glycerol dehydrogenase produces MITAFASPSTYVQGDRLLPHAARYIVPFGDHGLIIADDIVWELIGGQFYQNLTADGLKIEHVHFNGESSPEEIARIQAIGQEKDAKFVIALGCGKTNDTTKAVGDKLHVPVVIVPTLASNDSPCTRLSVLYSANGEFLKYQFYDKNPDLVLVDSTVIAGAPVRFLIDGIADALSTNVEAQTVARARATTLLPLQTDQTAAGIALAEKCEDLLFKYTQQAVSAAANHVVTPALAHIIEANILLSGVGAESSGLAAAHSFQNGLTALSGDVHRLSHGQKVAFGTLVNLVLEGASDDQFQRYLEFEANLGLPTTLADLHLDEATDDDLMKVAKLTVQPGETIHNMGFAVTARDVFCAIKATDELSRQILRQF; encoded by the coding sequence ATGATTACTGCTTTTGCAAGTCCCTCGACGTATGTTCAGGGAGATCGGCTGTTGCCTCACGCCGCGCGGTATATCGTGCCGTTTGGGGATCATGGGCTCATAATTGCTGATGACATTGTTTGGGAGTTGATTGGTGGGCAGTTCTATCAGAACTTGACGGCAGATGGATTGAAGATTGAACACGTTCATTTCAATGGTGAAAGTTCGCCGGAAGAGATCGCGCGGATTCAGGCCATTGGGCAGGAAAAAGACGCCAAGTTCGTGATTGCCCTGGGCTGTGGTAAGACCAATGACACGACCAAGGCCGTTGGCGACAAGCTACACGTGCCGGTGGTCATCGTGCCAACCTTGGCATCTAACGACTCACCCTGCACGCGCCTGAGCGTCCTGTACTCGGCCAACGGGGAGTTTCTCAAGTATCAATTCTACGATAAGAATCCCGATCTCGTGTTGGTCGATTCGACCGTGATTGCCGGTGCGCCGGTACGGTTCTTAATCGATGGCATTGCCGATGCCCTGTCGACCAACGTCGAGGCCCAGACGGTTGCCCGAGCCCGCGCGACCACGTTACTGCCGCTACAGACGGATCAGACGGCGGCCGGCATTGCGCTAGCGGAGAAATGCGAAGATCTACTCTTTAAATACACGCAACAGGCCGTTTCCGCCGCGGCCAACCACGTGGTGACGCCGGCGCTCGCCCACATTATCGAGGCCAATATTTTGTTGAGTGGGGTCGGCGCCGAAAGCTCTGGTCTGGCCGCGGCTCATAGCTTTCAAAACGGTTTAACCGCACTGTCGGGAGACGTTCATCGCCTCTCACACGGGCAGAAAGTCGCCTTTGGGACGCTAGTGAACCTAGTACTCGAGGGGGCCAGCGACGATCAATTCCAGCGTTATCTGGAGTTTGAAGCCAATCTGGGGCTCCCGACCACGCTAGCGGACCTGCATTTGGACGAGGCGACCGATGACGATCTCATGAAGGTAGCCAAACTCACCGTCCAACCCGGCGAAACGATTCACAACATGGGCTTTGCCGTGACAGCCCGCGACGTCTTCTGTGCGATCAAGGCGACCGATGAGCTCTCCCGCCAAATCTTACGCCAATTCTAA
- a CDS encoding amidohydrolase family protein, translated as MTKTTFFNLTLFDGTNDQNQANAWFTVDNDSGKLVDRGQGTPAAADTSVDLNGQYVMPGFMNVHVHVTADPQSLQGKEHSEAEAGVLAFTNLQTLLKSGVTYVRGCGTGYDADVKLKRLQQSGQLPHTPHMLTSGKAFSMTGGHGDSPHGGHAVDSPDEMRKAVRTAFKNGAESIKVMATGGVMTPNDFMEDAQLSVAEMHVAVEEAHHKRRVVAAHAEGNPGIQNALDAGVDSVEHGFYVTEDEARQMVQQGTYLTPTLIAEWVIPEQGPGVLPDWEVKKAADALDDTYVNMRRAFQLGVKFTCGTDAGTPFNGFDLTPQEFGLLTKLGMTPAQAYQCSTRNSAALMGVDQEYGTLEVGKFADFQVLKADPLADTAAVVQADKQVYLGGHREF; from the coding sequence ATGACCAAAACCACATTCTTTAACCTTACGCTATTCGATGGTACCAACGACCAGAACCAAGCCAACGCCTGGTTCACCGTCGATAATGACTCCGGCAAATTGGTCGACCGTGGGCAGGGCACGCCCGCAGCCGCCGACACCAGCGTGGACCTCAACGGGCAGTATGTCATGCCGGGCTTTATGAACGTTCACGTCCACGTCACCGCCGATCCCCAGTCGCTTCAGGGCAAGGAACATTCCGAGGCCGAGGCGGGTGTACTCGCCTTTACCAATCTTCAGACGCTACTTAAATCCGGCGTGACCTACGTGCGGGGATGCGGAACCGGCTACGATGCCGACGTCAAACTCAAGCGACTCCAACAGTCCGGCCAACTCCCCCACACGCCCCACATGCTGACCTCGGGCAAGGCCTTTTCGATGACCGGGGGCCATGGCGATTCACCCCATGGTGGTCACGCGGTCGATTCTCCGGACGAAATGCGTAAGGCGGTCCGAACCGCCTTTAAGAACGGGGCCGAAAGCATCAAGGTTATGGCGACCGGCGGCGTCATGACGCCGAATGATTTCATGGAGGACGCCCAGCTCTCCGTCGCCGAAATGCACGTCGCCGTTGAGGAAGCCCACCACAAACGTCGGGTCGTGGCCGCGCATGCCGAGGGAAATCCGGGTATCCAAAACGCCTTGGACGCCGGCGTGGACTCTGTAGAACACGGCTTCTACGTCACCGAAGATGAGGCCCGCCAGATGGTGCAACAGGGCACCTACCTCACGCCAACCCTCATCGCCGAATGGGTTATCCCCGAACAAGGCCCCGGCGTGCTGCCCGATTGGGAAGTCAAGAAGGCCGCCGATGCGCTGGACGATACCTACGTCAACATGCGGCGCGCCTTTCAACTGGGAGTCAAGTTCACCTGTGGCACCGACGCGGGAACGCCCTTTAATGGGTTTGACCTGACCCCCCAGGAGTTCGGTCTCCTAACCAAATTAGGCATGACCCCGGCGCAGGCTTACCAGTGTTCCACCCGCAATTCCGCCGCGCTCATGGGTGTTGATCAGGAATACGGGACCCTCGAGGTTGGCAAATTCGCCGATTTCCAGGTGCTCAAGGCCGATCCGTTGGCCGACACCGCCGCCGTTGTTCAAGCCGATAAACAGGTCTACTTGGGCGGTCACCGGGAATTCTAA
- the rpsF gene encoding 30S ribosomal protein S6: protein METTKYEITYIIRPDLDDAAKTALVERFDKLLKDNGADILDSKDWSKRRFAYEIGGFNEGIYHVITLNANDDAALNEFDRLSKINDSILRHMIVKRED from the coding sequence ATGGAAACTACTAAATACGAAATTACCTACATCATTCGTCCAGACCTTGACGATGCCGCAAAGACCGCTTTGGTTGAACGCTTCGACAAGTTGCTTAAGGATAACGGTGCTGACATCCTTGATTCAAAGGATTGGTCCAAGCGTCGTTTTGCTTACGAAATTGGCGGTTTTAACGAAGGTATCTACCACGTTATCACGTTAAACGCTAATGACGATGCAGCCTTGAACGAATTTGACCGTTTATCCAAGATCAATGACAGTATCTTACGTCACATGATCGTTAAGCGCGAAGACTAA
- a CDS encoding peptide ABC transporter substrate-binding protein, with protein MKHLALTAPLALLLLVTLSGCGNAAGNTTKNRTLNVTLPSEPATADPNKSTDTNSGSVISQTMEGLYTYNQNGKIVAGVATKVVTPTNHGKTYTFNLRQNAKWANGQAVTAQDFVTSLRRWVAPKTKAQYANKLSAITGYTAIQNGKADPSTLGVKALSKTKLQITLSKAVPYFNDLVSDYYPLNTATVKKYGQKYGTNATKTMSNGAYKLVGWTGSNSSWTYVKNTHYWNAKDVKIKKVKVAVTKDESTAATLFKSGKVQETTVSSQYVRANANNRELHQTLQGRLQYLYVNSKRSATNSENLRQAISYVTNRKTLTSKVLQDGSKPALSAVPRGDQANPKTGEDMATQLGNLLPTDVAKAKTYWAKYLKETGKTKVTLNLLTDDTDDDKHVGTYLQSVMEKNFKGLTVTTTSIPHAQHVARDFAGTFDLNLTGWSTNLLDASDFLDLAAKGNSVNFTGWNDPTFNQLLAKAENETGLTRYNTLMDANQRLMAVKGYIPLYQPSQAKLVSKDVGGLKDTLLHAAQYKYAYWK; from the coding sequence ATGAAACATCTTGCTCTAACCGCGCCGCTTGCCCTACTCTTACTCGTCACCCTGAGTGGCTGCGGCAACGCTGCCGGTAACACCACCAAGAATCGGACGCTAAACGTTACCCTTCCCAGCGAACCCGCCACCGCCGACCCCAACAAGTCGACCGACACCAACAGTGGCAGCGTCATCTCGCAAACCATGGAAGGTCTCTACACTTACAATCAAAACGGTAAAATCGTCGCGGGCGTAGCCACCAAGGTCGTCACGCCCACCAACCACGGCAAGACCTACACCTTTAACCTACGGCAGAACGCCAAATGGGCTAACGGTCAGGCCGTCACCGCCCAAGACTTTGTGACCTCGCTGCGTCGCTGGGTCGCCCCGAAGACCAAGGCCCAGTACGCCAACAAGCTGTCGGCCATCACCGGCTACACGGCCATCCAGAATGGTAAGGCCGACCCTTCAACGCTAGGCGTCAAGGCCCTCAGCAAGACTAAACTTCAAATCACCCTCAGTAAGGCCGTCCCTTATTTCAACGACCTCGTTTCCGACTACTACCCGTTGAATACCGCCACCGTGAAGAAATACGGCCAGAAGTACGGCACCAACGCCACCAAGACCATGAGTAACGGTGCCTACAAGTTGGTCGGCTGGACCGGAAGCAACTCGTCCTGGACGTACGTGAAGAACACCCACTACTGGAACGCCAAGGACGTCAAGATCAAGAAGGTCAAGGTCGCCGTCACCAAGGATGAAAGCACCGCAGCCACTTTATTTAAGAGCGGTAAGGTCCAGGAGACCACCGTTAGCAGCCAATACGTCCGAGCCAACGCCAATAACCGCGAGCTCCATCAGACGTTGCAGGGTCGACTCCAGTACCTCTACGTGAACAGTAAGCGGTCCGCAACGAACTCTGAGAATCTGCGCCAAGCGATCTCCTACGTGACGAACAGAAAGACGCTGACTAGCAAGGTACTCCAAGACGGGTCCAAGCCCGCCCTCAGTGCCGTTCCCCGCGGGGATCAGGCCAACCCGAAGACAGGCGAAGACATGGCCACCCAACTGGGCAATCTTCTCCCCACTGACGTTGCCAAGGCCAAGACCTACTGGGCCAAATACTTAAAGGAGACCGGTAAGACTAAGGTCACACTGAATCTGTTGACCGACGATACCGATGATGACAAACACGTGGGCACCTACCTTCAATCCGTCATGGAGAAAAACTTCAAGGGTCTCACGGTTACCACGACCTCCATCCCCCACGCGCAACACGTGGCGCGAGACTTCGCCGGCACCTTTGATCTCAATCTGACAGGCTGGTCCACCAATTTACTCGACGCCTCAGACTTCCTTGATTTGGCGGCCAAGGGGAACTCGGTCAACTTCACGGGCTGGAACGACCCGACCTTCAATCAACTGCTCGCCAAGGCGGAAAACGAGACGGGCCTCACGCGCTACAACACGCTGATGGACGCTAACCAACGGCTCATGGCCGTCAAGGGTTACATTCCCCTGTATCAGCCGTCCCAAGCCAAGCTCGTCAGCAAGGATGTTGGTGGTCTCAAGGACACCCTGCTCCACGCCGCTCAGTATAAATATGCTTATTGGAAGTAA
- the rplI gene encoding 50S ribosomal protein L9 — protein MKVIFMKDVRGKGKRGEIKNVPDGYAQNFLIKRGLAKEANQAAMSQLKGERKAEERREAENLAEAQDLQKHLENDKTVVEIVAKAGEDGRLFGSIPSKQIVQALQKQFDLKIDKRKVELPEPIRSLGYTNVPVKLHSEVTAKIRVHVAAKQK, from the coding sequence GTGAAAGTCATTTTTATGAAGGATGTCCGCGGTAAGGGTAAGCGCGGCGAAATCAAGAATGTTCCTGATGGCTACGCCCAAAACTTCCTGATCAAGCGGGGATTGGCCAAGGAAGCCAATCAGGCCGCGATGAGCCAGTTGAAGGGTGAACGTAAAGCAGAGGAACGGCGCGAGGCGGAGAACTTAGCCGAAGCCCAGGACCTGCAAAAGCACTTGGAAAACGACAAGACAGTCGTTGAGATCGTGGCAAAGGCCGGAGAAGATGGCCGTTTGTTCGGGTCTATTCCTAGTAAACAAATCGTGCAAGCCTTGCAGAAGCAATTCGATTTGAAGATTGACAAGCGCAAGGTGGAACTCCCAGAACCGATTCGGTCGCTGGGCTACACCAACGTGCCGGTCAAGCTGCATTCCGAAGTCACCGCGAAGATTCGCGTGCACGTGGCGGCGAAGCAAAAATAA